One Halosegnis longus DNA window includes the following coding sequences:
- a CDS encoding pyridoxal-phosphate dependent enzyme — protein MLVCSVCGDRYDRYGAAWRCDCGGPLDFADQPLPKSGPDIDPTRGLWAFESFLPTGPAVTLGEGFTPLTESTEWDCAFKLEYVCPTGSFKDRGATTTLSLAAEQGVDRVVEDSSGNAGAAIATYAARAGIDASIYVPASVKASKLRAIERAGAEVVRVEGTRGDVTDACVDAVESGAEWYASHAWNPAFFAGTATFAYEVAAQRGWDVPDAVVTPLGHGTLFLGAYRGFRALQRAGWTDSMPRLLGAQAAGYAPVADEIHGPSDAENDVADGIQIRDPAREAQIHEAIEATDGDAIALSKSRVSETLDSLHAAGFYTEPTCAVAPAALELYRARGVVSPDDDVVVPLTGSGLKQ, from the coding sequence ATGCTCGTCTGTTCCGTCTGTGGCGACCGCTACGACCGCTACGGCGCGGCGTGGCGGTGTGACTGCGGCGGTCCCCTCGACTTCGCCGACCAGCCGCTCCCGAAGTCTGGCCCCGATATCGACCCGACGCGCGGACTGTGGGCCTTCGAGTCGTTTCTCCCGACCGGTCCCGCAGTCACGCTCGGCGAAGGGTTCACCCCCCTGACCGAGAGCACGGAGTGGGACTGTGCGTTCAAGCTGGAGTACGTGTGTCCGACCGGGTCGTTCAAAGACCGGGGCGCGACGACGACGCTCTCGCTCGCGGCCGAGCAGGGCGTCGACCGCGTCGTCGAGGACTCCTCGGGGAACGCGGGCGCGGCCATCGCCACCTACGCCGCCCGCGCGGGTATCGACGCCAGCATCTACGTTCCGGCGTCGGTGAAGGCCTCGAAGCTCCGGGCTATCGAGCGTGCCGGCGCGGAGGTCGTTCGCGTCGAGGGGACGCGCGGCGACGTGACCGACGCCTGTGTCGACGCCGTCGAGTCGGGGGCAGAGTGGTACGCGAGCCACGCGTGGAATCCGGCCTTCTTCGCCGGTACCGCGACGTTCGCCTACGAGGTCGCCGCCCAGCGCGGCTGGGACGTGCCCGACGCCGTCGTCACGCCGCTGGGGCACGGGACGCTTTTCCTCGGCGCGTACCGCGGCTTCCGCGCCCTGCAGCGCGCCGGCTGGACCGATTCGATGCCCAGACTGCTGGGCGCACAGGCCGCCGGCTACGCCCCCGTCGCCGACGAGATTCACGGCCCGAGCGACGCAGAAAACGACGTGGCCGACGGCATCCAGATTCGCGACCCCGCCCGCGAGGCGCAGATTCACGAGGCCATCGAGGCGACCGACGGCGACGCGATTGCCCTCTCGAAATCGCGCGTGAGCGAGACGCTGGACTCGCTCCACGCCGCCGGCTTCTACACGGAGCCGACGTGTGCTGTCGCACCGGCGGCGCTCGAACTGTACCGTGCACGCGGCGTCGTCTCCCCCGACGACGACGTGGTCGTCCCCCTCACGGGAAGCGGGCTGAAACAGTGA
- a CDS encoding transcriptional regulator — protein sequence MSRQALVGNISAMLSDAGFAVSDRIAVRPKSFDLAARRGEDVLLVKVLANVDAFDAATGMEMRRLGHYLNATPLVLALRTRDEDLKPGVVYFRHGVPAISPDTAVDMFVEGVPPLIYAAPGGLYVDIDGDVLHDAREERDWSLGRLASELGVSRRTVSKYEDGMNASVEVAAQLEEVFDEPLSSPVDVLDGADELAEEDTSEPPEHDPDDEAIVTVLTRVGYDVHPTERAPFKTVSEDEDPTESLLTGHSSFTRTAKKRAEIMSSLGAITRMQSVYVVDDRAGGRECVDDTALIERSELEDVEDADDLRDLIQGRVDREPESA from the coding sequence ATGTCACGGCAAGCACTGGTCGGAAACATCTCCGCGATGCTGTCGGACGCTGGCTTCGCCGTCAGCGACCGCATCGCCGTCCGACCCAAGAGCTTCGACCTCGCGGCCCGCCGCGGCGAGGACGTGCTCCTGGTGAAGGTGCTCGCCAACGTCGACGCCTTCGACGCCGCGACGGGGATGGAGATGCGCCGGCTCGGCCACTATCTCAACGCCACGCCGCTCGTCCTCGCGCTCCGCACCCGCGACGAGGACCTCAAGCCGGGCGTCGTCTACTTCCGCCACGGCGTCCCCGCCATCTCGCCCGACACCGCGGTCGACATGTTCGTCGAGGGAGTGCCGCCGCTCATCTACGCGGCCCCCGGCGGGCTGTACGTCGACATCGACGGCGACGTGCTCCACGACGCCCGCGAGGAGCGCGACTGGTCGCTCGGCCGGCTCGCCTCCGAACTCGGCGTCTCCCGACGCACCGTCTCGAAGTACGAGGACGGGATGAACGCCAGCGTCGAGGTCGCCGCCCAGCTGGAGGAGGTGTTCGACGAGCCGCTCTCCTCGCCCGTCGACGTGCTCGACGGTGCGGACGAACTCGCGGAGGAAGACACCAGCGAACCGCCCGAACACGACCCCGACGACGAGGCCATCGTCACCGTGCTCACCCGGGTCGGCTACGACGTGCACCCGACCGAGCGCGCCCCGTTCAAGACCGTCTCCGAGGACGAGGACCCGACGGAGTCGCTCCTGACCGGTCACTCCTCGTTCACCCGGACGGCCAAGAAGCGCGCCGAAATCATGTCGTCGCTCGGTGCCATCACCCGGATGCAGTCCGTCTACGTCGTCGACGACCGCGCCGGCGGCCGGGAGTGTGTCGACGACACCGCGCTCATCGAGCGCTCGGAGCTCGAAGACGTGGAAGACGCCGACGACCTCCGCGACCTGATTCAGGGTCGGGTCGACCGGGAACCCGAATCAGCCTAG
- a CDS encoding DUF424 domain-containing protein, whose amino-acid sequence MLLVERETPEGVLVSVCDAEDLGETFETGEASITVDPDFYDGEPADESEVTAALARCTVANLVGTRTVEVAIEAGYVAEENVLEFEGSRHAQYLQL is encoded by the coding sequence ATGTTACTCGTCGAGCGGGAGACGCCCGAAGGCGTGCTGGTGTCCGTCTGTGATGCGGAGGACCTCGGCGAGACCTTCGAGACGGGAGAGGCGTCGATCACCGTCGACCCCGACTTCTACGACGGCGAGCCGGCCGACGAGAGCGAGGTGACGGCGGCGCTCGCCCGGTGTACGGTGGCGAATCTCGTCGGCACGCGGACGGTCGAGGTGGCCATCGAGGCCGGCTACGTCGCCGAGGAGAACGTCTTGGAGTTCGAGGGGAGCCGCCACGCCCAGTATCTCCAGCTGTAG
- a CDS encoding phosphoribosyltransferase family protein, giving the protein MNRAEKAALQLQAVDVLRTLKETRTYDELAAETGLPAGDLNRYVNGHVLPGVERAEAVVGSVGRDTLEAELEARIRHDDDGYIDNSRVVFDQSLLELVAPVAGETFDFETPDVVLTAATDGITLAAAMAAHFGATVAYAKKSKETAVEEFIESRQRLDSGIELTYYLPSRAIDAGDSVLVVDDLIRSGETQELLLDITERAGADVSGVFALIAAGEEGIDRAKARVDAPVGALTHL; this is encoded by the coding sequence ATGAACCGTGCAGAGAAGGCCGCCCTGCAGCTGCAGGCGGTCGACGTGTTGCGGACACTGAAAGAGACCCGAACGTACGACGAACTCGCCGCCGAGACCGGGCTTCCGGCGGGCGATCTGAATCGCTACGTCAACGGGCACGTCCTGCCGGGCGTCGAGCGCGCCGAAGCCGTCGTGGGGAGCGTCGGCCGGGACACGCTCGAAGCCGAACTCGAAGCGCGCATCCGACACGACGACGACGGCTACATCGACAACTCCCGGGTCGTCTTCGACCAGTCGCTGCTCGAACTCGTCGCCCCCGTCGCGGGCGAGACGTTCGACTTCGAGACGCCGGACGTGGTCCTGACGGCCGCGACGGACGGAATCACGCTCGCTGCGGCGATGGCCGCCCACTTCGGGGCGACCGTCGCCTACGCGAAGAAGTCGAAAGAGACTGCCGTCGAGGAGTTCATCGAGTCGCGCCAGCGGCTCGATTCGGGTATCGAACTCACCTACTATCTCCCGTCTCGTGCCATCGACGCCGGCGACAGCGTGCTCGTCGTCGACGACCTCATCCGATCGGGCGAGACCCAGGAACTCCTGCTCGATATCACCGAGCGCGCCGGCGCTGACGTGTCGGGCGTGTTCGCGCTCATCGCGGCCGGCGAGGAGGGAATCGACCGCGCGAAGGCGCGCGTCGATGCGCCGGTCGGCGCACTCACCCACCTGTAA
- a CDS encoding NCS2 family permease translates to MGLTESLSEYFGFDEHDTNLRTEVLAGFTTFLTMSYIVVVNPSILSDAITIEGVSETRTFQMIAVVTLIAAAVATLTMALYANRPFGQAPGLGLNAFFAYTVVLGLGIPWETALAAVVVEGVVFMLLTAIGAREAVIRLFPEPVKLSVGAGIGLFLALLGLEEMHVVAGDPVTFLTFSPVLATDPVAVLSVLGLFLTLALYARGVRGSIIIGVLATSVAGYAAKAAGFTGTAAVEAASAAGASLKTPIPVAPNVPIVYEASSYNIAPLAGAFIEGLQQVQPLSFALIVFTFFFVDFFDTAGTLVGVSQNAGFLDEDGNLPEMDKPLMADAVGTTVGGMLGTSTVTTYIESATGVEEGGRTGMTALVVGLLFLASLALVPLAAAVPTYASHLVLVVVGVLMLRNVAEIAWDDITYAIPAGLTVLVMPFTFSIAYGIAAGIVSYPLVKLAAGRRSEVSTGQWILALAFFAYFLVRTGGILGSVAG, encoded by the coding sequence ATGGGTCTTACAGAGTCGTTGAGCGAGTACTTCGGCTTCGACGAACACGACACGAACCTCCGGACGGAGGTGTTGGCCGGATTCACCACGTTCCTGACGATGAGCTACATCGTCGTTGTGAACCCGTCCATCCTCTCGGACGCCATCACCATCGAGGGCGTCTCCGAGACGCGCACCTTCCAGATGATCGCGGTCGTGACGCTCATCGCGGCGGCGGTCGCGACGCTCACGATGGCGCTGTACGCGAACCGGCCCTTCGGGCAAGCGCCCGGTCTCGGCCTGAACGCCTTCTTCGCGTACACGGTCGTCCTCGGGTTGGGAATCCCGTGGGAGACGGCACTCGCGGCGGTCGTCGTCGAGGGCGTCGTCTTCATGCTCCTGACCGCGATTGGCGCACGCGAGGCCGTCATCCGGCTGTTTCCGGAGCCGGTCAAGCTCTCCGTCGGTGCGGGTATCGGGCTGTTTCTCGCCTTGCTCGGCTTAGAGGAGATGCACGTCGTCGCGGGTGACCCGGTGACGTTCCTCACGTTCAGTCCCGTGCTGGCGACCGACCCCGTGGCCGTGTTGTCGGTGCTCGGTCTGTTCTTAACGCTCGCGCTGTACGCGCGTGGCGTTCGCGGCTCCATCATCATCGGCGTCCTCGCGACCTCCGTAGCCGGCTACGCGGCGAAGGCCGCCGGGTTCACCGGCACCGCGGCCGTCGAGGCAGCGAGCGCGGCGGGCGCGTCGCTGAAGACGCCGATTCCCGTCGCGCCGAACGTCCCCATCGTCTACGAGGCGTCGAGCTACAACATCGCGCCGCTTGCCGGTGCGTTCATCGAGGGACTCCAGCAGGTCCAGCCGCTCTCGTTTGCACTCATCGTCTTCACGTTCTTCTTCGTGGACTTCTTCGACACCGCCGGCACCCTCGTCGGCGTCTCCCAGAACGCCGGCTTCCTCGACGAGGACGGCAACCTCCCGGAGATGGACAAGCCGCTGATGGCCGACGCGGTCGGCACCACCGTCGGCGGGATGCTCGGCACCTCCACCGTGACGACGTACATCGAATCCGCCACCGGCGTCGAGGAGGGCGGCCGCACCGGGATGACGGCGCTCGTCGTCGGGCTGTTGTTCCTCGCGTCGCTGGCGCTCGTCCCGCTGGCGGCGGCCGTGCCGACGTACGCCTCCCACCTCGTGCTCGTCGTCGTCGGCGTCCTGATGTTGCGCAACGTCGCCGAAATCGCGTGGGACGACATCACCTACGCGATTCCGGCCGGACTGACCGTGCTCGTGATGCCGTTCACCTTCTCCATCGCGTACGGTATCGCGGCGGGAATCGTCTCGTACCCGCTGGTGAAGCTGGCGGCCGGTCGCCGCAGCGAAGTCTCGACCGGACAGTGGATACTCGCGCTCGCCTTCTTCGCGTACTTCCTCGTCCGCACCGGCGGCATCCTCGGCAGCGTCGCCGGGTAA
- a CDS encoding histidine kinase N-terminal 7TM domain-containing protein: MAALTPQTYLAAIIAAYLISAGVAVHITQYALRYGERSISVPFGVGTGALAVWAIGNALRVVASSPDLWYVATAIAYVGIVTAPIAFLVFALRYAGYDISHRGVAVLSLPAVALYLLVVTDPVHGLYYSDLGLTPMGPIAVYNASRGALFWVTVAESYLPLAVGSGLILYNTAERSELYHRQSLLLVVGVLIPWAVNALHLVGVIPLPVDPTPVSFTAGLALTAVGVFRSHLVDIVPVARDRVVEAITDPVVVVDDGDRIGL, encoded by the coding sequence ATGGCCGCGCTCACCCCCCAGACGTATCTCGCTGCCATCATCGCGGCGTATCTCATCTCGGCCGGGGTTGCGGTACACATCACGCAGTACGCACTCCGGTACGGCGAGCGGTCGATTTCCGTCCCGTTCGGCGTCGGCACGGGAGCGCTGGCGGTGTGGGCAATCGGGAACGCGCTCCGCGTAGTCGCGTCCTCGCCGGACCTGTGGTACGTGGCGACCGCAATCGCGTACGTCGGTATCGTTACCGCACCGATTGCGTTTCTCGTCTTCGCGCTTCGATACGCCGGCTACGACATCAGTCACCGCGGAGTCGCGGTGTTGTCGCTGCCGGCCGTCGCGCTGTATCTGCTCGTCGTCACCGACCCGGTTCACGGACTCTACTACAGCGACCTCGGACTGACGCCGATGGGGCCGATAGCGGTGTACAACGCCTCTCGGGGGGCGCTGTTTTGGGTAACTGTCGCCGAGTCGTACCTGCCGCTGGCGGTCGGAAGCGGACTCATTCTGTACAACACCGCCGAGCGGTCGGAGCTGTACCACCGACAGTCGCTGTTGCTCGTCGTGGGGGTTCTCATCCCGTGGGCCGTGAACGCGCTCCATCTCGTCGGCGTGATTCCCCTCCCGGTCGACCCCACGCCCGTCTCCTTCACGGCCGGCTTGGCGCTCACCGCGGTGGGGGTCTTCCGGAGTCACCTCGTCGATATCGTCCCGGTCGCGCGCGACCGGGTCGTGGAGGCCATCACCGACCCCGTGGTCGTCGTCGACGACGGCGACCGCATCGGACTGTAA
- a CDS encoding excinuclease ABC subunit C has product MNTDAVRERAGDLPDKPGVYQFERGDAVLYVGKAVDLRDRVRSYGDPRGERIRRMVDRAERIDFSVTETETQALLLEANLIKRFQPKYNVRLKDDKSYPLVQLTDHEFPRIEVTRDPDDAATVFGPYTNKGRVETVVKALRETFGVRGCSDYKFDGRDRPCLDYEVGICTAPCVGEIDAESYLTDVDAVRRFLNGETGVLADPMEQAMQTAASDQEFERAANLRDRLSVVESFHEGGAAAIQGDAPEERVAVLGVSIEGSDATVARLVSERGKLVDRERHRVAASEVREVAPLLSAFLPQFFAERDLPDALLLPERPDDEDVLAWLEREGTDVRVPGAGREATLVDLALKNARRQTGRRDECARLADALGIDAADRIEGFDVSHAQGKAVVGSDVCFLDGDAEKSDYRRKKLTDENDDYANMRRLLRWRAERAVEGRDDRPDPDLLLIDGGEGQLDAAREALDAVGWAVPAIALAKDEELVITPDRTYDWASDADHLRLLQRVRDEAHRFAVAYHQQVRDEVSTTLDDLPGVGPQLRKRLLRRFGSVEGVRAASESELGDVEGVGPSTAATISARL; this is encoded by the coding sequence GTGAACACCGACGCCGTGCGCGAGCGGGCGGGCGACCTCCCCGACAAGCCCGGCGTCTACCAGTTCGAGCGCGGCGACGCGGTCCTGTACGTCGGGAAGGCCGTCGACCTGCGCGACCGCGTTCGCTCCTACGGTGACCCGCGGGGCGAGCGCATCCGCCGGATGGTCGACCGCGCCGAGCGCATCGACTTCTCCGTCACGGAGACGGAAACGCAGGCGCTCCTGTTGGAGGCGAATCTCATCAAGCGGTTCCAGCCGAAGTACAACGTCCGGCTGAAAGACGACAAGTCCTACCCGCTCGTCCAACTCACGGACCACGAGTTCCCGCGCATCGAGGTGACGCGCGACCCCGACGACGCCGCGACCGTCTTCGGCCCCTACACGAACAAGGGCCGGGTCGAGACCGTCGTGAAGGCGCTGCGCGAGACGTTCGGCGTCCGCGGCTGTTCCGATTACAAGTTCGACGGCCGCGACCGCCCGTGTCTCGACTACGAGGTCGGTATCTGTACCGCCCCCTGCGTGGGCGAAATCGACGCCGAGTCGTATCTCACCGACGTGGACGCCGTGCGCCGGTTCCTGAACGGCGAAACGGGCGTGCTCGCCGACCCGATGGAGCAGGCGATGCAGACGGCCGCGAGCGACCAGGAGTTCGAGCGCGCGGCGAACCTCCGCGACCGCCTCTCGGTCGTCGAGTCGTTCCACGAGGGCGGCGCGGCGGCGATACAGGGCGACGCGCCGGAAGAACGGGTCGCCGTATTGGGCGTGAGCATCGAGGGAAGCGACGCCACCGTCGCGCGACTCGTCAGCGAGCGGGGCAAACTGGTGGACCGCGAGCGCCACCGGGTCGCCGCCAGCGAGGTGCGCGAGGTCGCGCCCCTGCTGTCGGCGTTTCTCCCGCAGTTCTTCGCCGAGCGAGACTTGCCCGACGCACTCTTGCTTCCCGAGCGCCCCGACGACGAGGACGTGCTCGCGTGGCTGGAACGCGAGGGCACCGACGTGCGCGTGCCGGGCGCGGGCCGTGAGGCGACGCTCGTCGACCTCGCGCTCAAGAACGCGCGCCGACAGACCGGCCGCCGCGACGAGTGTGCCCGACTGGCCGACGCGCTCGGTATCGACGCCGCCGACCGCATCGAGGGGTTCGACGTGAGCCACGCACAGGGGAAGGCGGTCGTCGGCTCGGACGTGTGTTTCCTCGACGGCGACGCCGAGAAGTCCGACTACCGGCGCAAGAAGCTCACCGACGAGAACGACGACTACGCCAACATGCGCCGACTGCTCCGGTGGCGCGCCGAGCGTGCCGTCGAGGGCCGCGACGACCGACCCGACCCGGACCTCTTGCTCATCGACGGGGGCGAGGGACAACTGGACGCCGCGCGCGAGGCCCTCGACGCGGTGGGGTGGGCCGTGCCCGCCATCGCGCTCGCGAAGGACGAGGAACTCGTTATCACGCCCGACCGCACTTACGACTGGGCATCGGACGCCGACCACCTGCGGCTCCTCCAACGCGTGCGCGACGAGGCCCACCGGTTCGCCGTCGCCTACCACCAGCAGGTCCGCGACGAGGTGTCGACCACGCTCGATGACCTGCCGGGCGTCGGCCCGCAACTCCGGAAGCGACTGCTCCGTCGGTTCGGGAGCGTCGAAGGGGTCCGCGCCGCGAGCGAGTCGGAACTCGGGGACGTGGAGGGTGTCGGTCCGTCGACTGCGGCGACGATTTCGGCGCGGCTGTGA
- a CDS encoding succinylglutamate desuccinylase/aspartoacylase family protein, protein MTTLGTATAAPGERATGRLTVGEARDGSEVALPVCVINGERDGKTLYVQAVSDGDELNGLGVVRRLVPRLDPADIAGEILIVGIVNWYGFQVAEHRNPIDDTKTNRAYPGNETGTTTERIAHATFSAGVGADIAIDLHQGSTSQMINEVRVRCGRRHRLHRECLDLAKTFDCGHILDQRGPSGQLARALPDEGVPTIDPELGGAVGWDEESIRYGVRGTMNVLTDYGFLDGTVEESEQTRASGFDQYGSPAGGLVDFYPELGDDVSRGDTLFEITDVFGSVKETITADSSGIFWRARRLPQVAQGEYVCSVGTGVDSY, encoded by the coding sequence ATGACGACGCTCGGAACCGCGACGGCCGCCCCCGGTGAGCGGGCCACGGGTCGGCTCACCGTCGGTGAGGCTCGCGACGGCTCCGAGGTCGCGCTCCCGGTCTGTGTCATCAACGGTGAGCGCGACGGCAAGACGCTGTACGTGCAGGCGGTCTCGGACGGCGACGAACTCAACGGCCTCGGAGTCGTCCGACGGCTGGTCCCCCGGCTCGACCCCGCCGACATCGCCGGCGAAATCCTCATCGTCGGCATCGTGAACTGGTACGGCTTCCAGGTCGCAGAACACCGCAATCCGATCGACGACACGAAGACGAACCGCGCGTACCCCGGCAACGAGACGGGAACGACGACGGAACGCATCGCACACGCCACCTTCTCGGCGGGCGTCGGTGCCGACATCGCCATCGACCTCCACCAGGGGTCGACCAGCCAGATGATAAACGAGGTGCGGGTGCGGTGCGGTCGCCGCCACCGACTCCACCGGGAGTGTCTCGACCTCGCGAAGACGTTCGACTGTGGTCACATCCTCGACCAGCGCGGGCCGAGCGGCCAACTCGCCCGAGCGCTCCCCGACGAGGGCGTCCCGACCATCGACCCCGAACTCGGCGGGGCAGTCGGCTGGGACGAGGAGTCGATTCGCTACGGCGTCCGCGGGACGATGAACGTGCTCACCGACTACGGCTTCCTCGACGGGACGGTCGAAGAGTCGGAACAGACCCGCGCCAGCGGCTTCGACCAGTACGGCTCGCCCGCGGGCGGACTCGTGGATTTCTACCCCGAACTCGGCGACGACGTGAGCCGCGGCGACACGCTGTTCGAGATCACCGACGTGTTCGGGAGCGTCAAGGAGACGATCACGGCAGACAGCAGCGGTATCTTCTGGCGTGCCCGCCGGCTCCCGCAGGTCGCACAGGGCGAGTACGTCTGCTCGGTCGGGACCGGCGTCGACTCGTACTAA
- a CDS encoding tRNA(Ile)(2)-agmatinylcytidine synthase — protein MTVVGIDDTDSRERGMCTTYAAARLREQVGGRCLLVRLNPAVPYKTRGNAALAVVTDADPETAFDAARDLVESDAETDDDRTNPGVVVAPESPGDVSADIADWTDRAMRELLSPETARDICARHGYRTAGWETEQGLVGALAAVGAERAWKRSRVDTSYETISYRERDRWGTDRRVDAESLFAAADAHYPTVWDTVDRTTGDLVAVPHTPGPVLHAIRGDDPDATRECARAIDSETIERRCTFETNQGTDAHLAPAALGDARDGRSYRLDATVSTAPDTREGGHVFLELADGEARLDAAAFAPTGRFRDRVRALRVGDDVTVCGEVTDGTVKLEKVAVRSLRETERVTPECPDCGRRMESAGRGQGYRCRGNCGTTAPGKVEREMERDVAVGWYEVPPHARRHVARPLIRGGFDGPVHPES, from the coding sequence ATGACCGTCGTGGGTATCGACGACACCGACTCCCGCGAGCGCGGGATGTGTACGACCTACGCGGCCGCCCGCCTCCGCGAGCAGGTGGGGGGCCGGTGTCTCCTCGTCCGGCTGAATCCGGCCGTCCCGTACAAGACCCGCGGCAACGCCGCCCTCGCCGTCGTCACCGACGCCGACCCCGAGACGGCATTCGATGCCGCCCGCGACCTCGTCGAGTCCGACGCCGAAACCGACGACGACCGGACGAACCCCGGCGTCGTCGTCGCGCCTGAATCGCCCGGGGACGTATCCGCCGACATCGCGGACTGGACCGACCGTGCGATGCGTGAACTGCTCTCGCCCGAGACGGCCCGCGACATCTGTGCCCGCCACGGCTACCGGACGGCCGGCTGGGAGACCGAACAGGGCCTCGTCGGCGCGCTCGCGGCCGTCGGTGCCGAACGGGCGTGGAAGCGGTCGCGAGTCGACACCAGCTACGAGACCATCAGCTACCGCGAGCGGGACCGCTGGGGCACCGACCGCCGCGTCGACGCCGAGTCGCTGTTCGCGGCGGCCGACGCCCACTACCCGACGGTGTGGGACACCGTCGACCGGACCACGGGCGACCTCGTCGCAGTCCCGCACACTCCGGGGCCGGTGCTCCACGCGATTCGCGGCGACGACCCCGACGCGACCCGCGAGTGTGCCCGTGCAATCGACTCCGAGACCATCGAGCGCCGGTGCACCTTCGAGACGAACCAGGGGACCGACGCGCATCTCGCGCCGGCCGCCCTCGGCGACGCGCGCGACGGCCGGAGCTACCGGCTCGACGCCACCGTTTCGACTGCACCCGACACCCGAGAGGGTGGCCACGTCTTCCTCGAACTCGCCGACGGCGAGGCGCGGCTCGACGCCGCCGCGTTCGCCCCGACGGGCCGCTTCCGCGACCGCGTGCGTGCGCTCCGGGTCGGTGACGACGTGACCGTCTGTGGCGAGGTGACGGACGGGACCGTGAAACTGGAGAAGGTCGCGGTGCGTTCGCTCCGGGAGACGGAGCGCGTGACGCCCGAGTGCCCCGACTGTGGTCGCCGGATGGAGTCCGCCGGCCGCGGGCAGGGGTACCGGTGTCGGGGAAACTGTGGAACGACGGCCCCCGGGAAGGTGGAGCGAGAGATGGAGCGCGATGTCGCGGTCGGCTGGTACGAGGTTCCGCCACACGCGAGACGCCACGTCGCGCGACCGCTGATTCGGGGCGGATTTGACGGCCCCGTGCATCCGGAGTCGTAG
- a CDS encoding tetratricopeptide repeat protein → MTDEHDDHQFSEGEGFDDPYEGFDLDPPELSVDPGQVDPVDSRVIADTLDRRQTVAEDVDADELIDVGLSYMGIQRYEQAVDTFDRAAQFTDDDSVRQEAWVNKGAAHAELEEWEAAIDSYREALYIDAEGEHAAAAETNLAYALWEDGRTEQALEHAENAVQLDSRNPQAWYNRGFFLLERGLAEEAVNAFENAQRLGFRSPELLEELARAYEKTGQEERAEELVDEAEEVRQQREEEMVR, encoded by the coding sequence ATGACCGACGAGCACGACGACCATCAGTTCTCGGAAGGTGAGGGATTCGACGACCCCTACGAGGGGTTCGACCTCGACCCGCCCGAACTCAGCGTCGACCCCGGGCAGGTGGACCCGGTCGACTCACGCGTCATCGCCGACACGCTCGACCGTCGCCAGACGGTCGCCGAAGACGTCGACGCGGACGAACTCATCGACGTGGGCCTCTCGTACATGGGGATTCAGCGGTACGAGCAGGCGGTCGACACCTTCGACCGCGCGGCCCAGTTCACCGACGACGACTCGGTTCGACAGGAAGCGTGGGTGAATAAGGGGGCCGCCCACGCCGAACTCGAAGAGTGGGAGGCGGCCATCGACTCCTACCGCGAGGCGCTGTACATCGACGCCGAGGGGGAACACGCGGCGGCCGCGGAGACGAATCTCGCGTACGCGCTCTGGGAGGACGGCCGCACGGAACAGGCGCTCGAACACGCCGAAAACGCCGTCCAACTGGATTCGCGAAACCCGCAGGCGTGGTACAACCGCGGCTTCTTCCTGCTGGAACGCGGGCTGGCCGAGGAGGCGGTCAACGCCTTCGAGAACGCCCAGCGGCTCGGCTTCCGGTCGCCGGAGCTGCTCGAGGAGCTCGCGCGCGCCTACGAGAAGACCGGCCAGGAGGAGCGCGCCGAGGAGTTGGTCGACGAAGCGGAGGAGGTGCGCCAGCAGCGTGAGGAGGAGATGGTGCGGTGA